In the Chroococcidiopsis sp. SAG 2025 genome, one interval contains:
- a CDS encoding GNAT family N-acetyltransferase: protein MHETSSVEISIRQARTSDRDRIIQLHSQSIQQLCTADYNPAQIQALLEDKKVYGAKSWGDVVLVAEYGEEIVGFSALMQGTVSAMYVHPKWTRQGIGKCLLQAIEREAIFRRWQWLFVKASITAVPFYQACGYQILHPTQMMVARREWVPCVDMQKQLLVTINRQRLPSRQAETCWQIVQSCLVCLIVLVAIAKMMQWFLPR from the coding sequence ATGCACGAAACATCCTCAGTAGAAATATCTATTCGTCAGGCTCGTACTAGCGATCGCGATCGAATCATCCAGTTGCATAGTCAGTCAATTCAGCAACTTTGTACGGCTGATTATAACCCTGCACAAATTCAAGCTTTGCTAGAAGATAAAAAAGTGTATGGAGCAAAATCGTGGGGTGATGTTGTCTTAGTAGCAGAGTATGGCGAAGAGATTGTAGGCTTTTCGGCTTTGATGCAGGGTACGGTAAGTGCAATGTACGTCCATCCAAAATGGACTCGACAAGGTATTGGTAAGTGCTTGTTACAGGCGATCGAACGAGAAGCAATATTTCGGCGATGGCAATGGTTATTTGTGAAAGCTTCTATTACGGCTGTACCTTTTTATCAAGCTTGCGGCTATCAAATTCTACATCCCACTCAAATGATGGTTGCTCGTAGGGAGTGGGTTCCTTGTGTTGATATGCAAAAGCAACTACTGGTAACAATTAATCGACAGCGATTGCCTTCTCGACAAGCAGAGACTTGTTGGCAAATTGTGCAATCATGTTTAGTTTGTTTAATCGTATTAGTCGCGATCGCAAAGATGATGCAATGGTTTTTACCTCGATAG
- a CDS encoding isoprenyl transferase codes for MNSIQSELPTALNPQRLPKHIAVIMDGNGRWATKKGLPRVAGHRQGAKVLKELLRCCKDWGIEALTAYAFSTENWRRPTQEVDFLMLLFERLLQRELAQMQKEGVRLSFIGDLSVLPQSLQRKIERAIAHTINNTAIHFTVAINYGSRKEIAQVCQQIALQIQQQEIEIEDIDENSIEKYLYTAGTSHPDLLIRTSGEMRLSNFLLWQMAYTEMYFTDILWPDFDCTAFHQALLAYQNRDRRFGQIAS; via the coding sequence ATGAATTCTATACAATCTGAATTACCTACCGCTCTCAATCCTCAAAGATTACCCAAACATATTGCTGTAATTATGGATGGTAACGGACGCTGGGCTACTAAAAAAGGATTACCGCGTGTTGCTGGGCATCGCCAAGGAGCAAAAGTTTTAAAAGAGCTACTTCGCTGCTGTAAAGATTGGGGAATCGAAGCACTAACAGCTTATGCTTTTTCGACCGAGAATTGGCGACGACCTACGCAAGAAGTCGATTTTCTCATGTTATTGTTTGAACGACTATTACAGCGCGAATTAGCCCAAATGCAAAAAGAAGGAGTGCGGCTCTCTTTTATCGGAGATTTATCAGTATTACCTCAGTCTTTGCAAAGAAAAATAGAACGAGCGATCGCTCACACAATTAATAACACAGCTATCCACTTTACTGTGGCTATTAATTACGGTAGCCGCAAAGAGATTGCTCAAGTTTGTCAGCAGATTGCTTTACAAATTCAGCAACAAGAAATTGAGATCGAAGATATTGACGAAAACTCCATCGAGAAATATCTCTATACTGCTGGAACTTCTCATCCAGATTTATTAATTCGTACTAGTGGAGAAATGCGATTGAGTAATTTTTTATTGTGGCAAATGGCATATACAGAAATGTATTTTACAGATATTTTGTGGCCCGACTTCGATTGCACTGCCTTTCATCAAGCTTTACTCGCTTATCAAAACCGCGATCGTCGTTTTGGTCAGATTGCTTCCTAA